The Streptomyces cyanogenus DNA segment CTTGGAGTCACCCGAATCCGAGGAACAGGCCGCCGTGATCAGAACCGCGGGAACGGCTGCCGCGCAGACAAGAGCGCGGCGAAGGCGCTTGGCTCGCTGGCTGGGCTGGGCACGGTCGTCTCGCTGGTCTGCTCGCTGCATGGTTCCTTCACTCATGACGCTCGGTGTTCGTGCGGGTTCCTGCGAGGCCACGGTACGCGGTGACCGAGCCGGGGGGCTTGCCTTCCCGCGCTTTGCGGACCGGGCCGGACGAGACCGGCGGGACCCTCAGCCGCCCAGCGTGTCATCCAGCCGAGAGGCCAGATCCAGGGCCCTGTCCTGCATTTCCTTGCTGTCCGGGACCGTTCCCAAGGCCATCGGCTGCTCCTCGTACTGGAGGGTGACGATGACGTTGGACGTGCGGAACACCACAGTCACCGTCCGCTGTTCGGCCGTCGAACCGGACGTGTTCAGCTGGTCGTCCACATACGCCTCGTCACCGAGATCGGAGAGCGTACGGGGCTGCAGATCGGTGGGCGTCGCACCGGAGGAGGAGGCGCCCGGGGACGCGGACGAGGAGGCGCCGCCGCTCTCGGAACCCTGCGAGGACGCGGACGGGGCCGAGGAGGAGGCCGGGGACGCGGACGCCGAGGAGGTGGGCGTCGGGGACTGCGGCGGCGCCGACGAAGTGCTCGGCGCCGGCAGATCGGCGGCCGTCTCCTTCTCCTGGAACAGCTTCTGCGCCTGGTCGTCGTCGCTGACGGTGTTGTCGTACGACACCACACGCTCGAAGTCCACCGACAGCCGGTCCGTGGCGTCGGCGGACTCCACCTTCCACCGGCAGCCGACCTTGCGATCCGTGTCGTAGGTGAGCGCGGCCTCGCCCTGGTACGCCTTGTCCCGCTGGTCCGGGTCGGTGATCTGCCGGATGCCCGGCAGCAGGGTGTCCAGCGTGTCGTGGCCGACCGCGCCGCAGGGCTCGGGGAGCGTGCGGTACTTGCCCGGCTGGGCGGCCACCGTCGCCGTTCCGGCGTCGCCCGGATTGGCGTTGTCCGTCGCGCCGTCGTCCCCGGAGCCGCTCGTGCAGCCGGCCAGCAGCGCCGCGAGGAGGGCGGCGGTGCCGGATACGTACGCCTTCCGCAGCACGGTCGGGCTCCTCTCGACGGTGTGTGCTCGCTCGGTGCTCCAGTGTCCCCGCTGGTTATTCGCTTGCCGCAGCGGGGCGCCCCCTGGAGACAATGTGTATCGCACGCACTGCCGTGGACGCCGGTCCCTTGTCCCTTTTCGTCGACCTTGGCGCCGCTTTTGCGTTTTGCTGTATTTGAGCCCTTTGTCGTTGATTTCGGGGAACGAGGAACATATGTCGTACGTGGAGATGCCGGGCGCCAAGGTCCCGATCCGGATGTGGACCGACCCGGCGACGGTCGAGGACGTGGCCCTGCGCCAGCTCCAGAACGTGGCCACCCTTCCCTGGATCAAG contains these protein-coding regions:
- a CDS encoding DUF3558 domain-containing protein, which encodes MLRKAYVSGTAALLAALLAGCTSGSGDDGATDNANPGDAGTATVAAQPGKYRTLPEPCGAVGHDTLDTLLPGIRQITDPDQRDKAYQGEAALTYDTDRKVGCRWKVESADATDRLSVDFERVVSYDNTVSDDDQAQKLFQEKETAADLPAPSTSSAPPQSPTPTSSASASPASSSAPSASSQGSESGGASSSASPGASSSGATPTDLQPRTLSDLGDEAYVDDQLNTSGSTAEQRTVTVVFRTSNVIVTLQYEEQPMALGTVPDSKEMQDRALDLASRLDDTLGG